The Candidatus Moraniibacteriota bacterium genomic sequence GCGGTCTTCGGCGGCGAAATGAGTGCTCATTATTATTTCCGCGATTACTGGTTTTGCGACAACGGGATGATACCGCTCGTTATGATGCTAGAATTTCTTTCGGGGCAGGAAAAAACACTTTCCCAGATTATGCGGGAAATGTTCTGGAATAAATATTATGTTTCCGGCGAAATTAACAGCGAGGTGCCGGATGTCAAAACTATTTTAGAAAAAGCGGAAAACGCCTATTTTAACGGCGCAATTAAAGTTGACAGGGCTGACGGAATTTCAATTGATTTCCCCGACTGGCGCTTCAACCTCCGCGGCTCCAACACCGAGCCGGTGATTCGGCTTAATGTGGAGGCCGAAACCAAAGAAAAGATGGAAGAAAAAAGAGATGAGCTGTTGAAGACAATCCAGAGTTAAGCTTCTAGCTTATAGAAAAATTTCAGGAGCTCAATTTTTTGAGCTCCTTTTTGAAATCTTTATGGCCCGAGTATCAAACAGAGGAAAACTATAATTATTAGCGCAACTACTGACATCTTATAGCTTTCTTTGTTTCTTGCTATTCTCCCTTTTCTCATTTTACTTCTCCTTTTCTTATGCAGGCGTTTTTACAAAAGACCGATTTTCTTTTTCACTTCAGCCAGTTTTGCTGAAGCCATCGGGCGTACTTTTTCCGCACCTTGTTGCAAAATTGCTAAAACTTTTTCATCAGAAATATCATAAAAATTCTTCTGAAAGGGCTCAAGAAAGTCAATTATCTCATCAGCTAGATTTTGCTTAAATTCGGCATACCCCTTCCCAACATATTTCTTCTCAATCTCCTTGACCGATTTTCCGGAAAGCACAGAGTAAATATTGATTAAGTTTTTCAGCGCCGGCTTGTCATCGCGATAGACAATTTCTTTTCCGGAGTCTGTAACTGCCTTTTTAATTTTATTCTTTACTGCCTCCGGACCATCCAAAAGGCCAACATAATTATAAATACTAGCTGCCGATTTACTCATCTTTTTGGCCGGATCATCCAGTCCCATAATCCGCATTCCTTCTTTAGTAATATAAGGTTCAGGAATAATAAAGGTTTCTCCGAATTTTTGATTAAACCTGTGAGCTAAAGTCCTGGTAATTTCAATATGCTGCAATTGGTCTTCGCCAACTGGAACTAAATTTGCGTCGTATAACAATATGTCCGACGCCATCAAAACCGGATAATCAAAAAGTCCCATAGCGACACTTTCTTTATTTTTTCCGGCTTTGTCTTTAAATTGCGTCATCCGTTCCAATTCAGAAATTTTCGTAATCGTATTCAAAATCCAAGTCAGTTCCACGTGCTCCGGAATATGCGATTGTACAAAGATCGTTGATTTTTTCGGATCAATTCCGGCGGCTAGATATATTTTAGCGACTTCAATTGTTTTTTTTCGTAATTCTTCCGGATCTTGGGGAACAGTGATAGCGTGAAGGTCCACCACGCAAAAAATCGAGTCATACTCATCTTGAAGTTTAACCCAACTTTTAATGGCGCCCAGATAATTTCCAATATGCAGATTTCCGCTCGGCTGTACGCCGGAAAAGATACGTTTCATAAATTGTCTGAAATATAAAGCATTACTGTATACATAATACCTTATACATTATACTTTATACAAGTATCTATACTTCAATTACCACGGGAAGTATCATTGGCCTTCGTTGCGTCTTCTGATAGAGAAACGATCCCACTGATTCGCGGATATTGTTTTTGATGTAATCCCAGTTGATGTTTGATTCCGGCGAAGTTTTTTCGCGGATGATTTTTTCAACCACGCGCTTGGTGGCGTTCACCAGATCAAAATTTTCTTTGACATAAATAAACCCGCGCGAAGTCACCTGGGGAACACCGATGATTTTCTTGGTTTTACTGTCAATGATTACGACAATGGTAAACATTCCGTCGCGAGCCAGCACCTGGCGGTCGCGAAGAACCACTTCTCCGACGTCTCCCACTCCCAGTCCGTCAACCATAATATTGTTGGTTGGGACTTTTTCGCCGGTAATCCTTCCCCGTTTTTCCCGGTCAAGCTCAATTACCTTGCCATTCTCTCCGATGAGAATCTGTTCCGGTTTCATTCCCACTGTCATTCCCAGTTCCCCGTGAAGTTTGAGCATATAGTAAGTGCCGTGAACAGGTATCAAATAGCGCGGGCGAATAAGATTAATCATCATTTTGAGATCTTCCTGGCGGGCGTGTCCCCCGGCATGAACGTCCATCATCTGATAATGAATGATTTTAGCTCCCCGCCGGTACAAAGTATCTTTCACACCTTGAACTGTCCGCTCATTTCCCGGAATTACCGAGGAAGAGAAAATGACAATATCCCCTTCGTGAATTTTCACAAACCGGTGTTCGTTGTTGACGATGCGCATCAGCACCGCGTTGGCTTCTCCCTGCGCTCCGGTGCAAAGAATAACAACTTTATTGTCCGGATAATCGCTTATCCTGTTAATCGGAATGAGCGTGCCTTTTTTCATTTTGAGATACCCTAAGGTCTTGGCAATTTCCACGTTAGTCCGCATTGAATATCCGTCAACCGCTACCCGCCTTCCATACTTTTCTGCAACTTCAATGACTATCTGGATCCGGCTGATGAGGGCGGCAAAAGTCGCCACAATCACCCGGCCGGGAGCATGCTCAATAATTTCTCCGATGGTTTTCCCAATACTTCCTTCGGAAATTGAATAGCCTTCGGTTTGGCTGTCGGTGCTGTCGGATAAAAGCGCCAACACCCCTTCGGAGCCGATGCGGGCGATTTTAGCGATATCGGCCGGTTCGTCAATCACTGGAGAGTGATCAAATTTAAAGTCCCCGGTATGCACCAGTGTTCCCACCGGGGTTTTGATCGCCAGCCCTACTGATCCGGGAATAGTGTGATTAACATGGAAAAATTCCACTTCAAAAATGCCGAGCCGGATTTTGTCTGATTTCTTGACCACATGAATGTTAAGCGGAGCAGAATCCTTGAAATCCTCCTGGCGTTTCATTACAATTCCTCGGGTCAGTTCCGTCGCGTAAAGCGGCGGATTTCCCAGCCGCGGGATAAGATGCGGAATGGCTCCAATGTGATCGTAATGGCCGTGAGTAATAACCACGCCCCGGATATTTTTCTCCTTTCCTTGAAGATAAGAAATGTCGGGAATAATGTAGTCCACTCCCGGCATATCCTGGTCTGGAAACTGAAGGCCCATATCAACAATTATAATGTCCTGGTTATATTCAAAGATAGTCATATTGCGGCCGATTTCCTCAAGGCCTCCGAGTGGAATAACACGCAACCGTTGTTTGCCAAAGCCCTGCGCGGCAATTTCCGACGCGCGGATAAGGCGAATTTTTTGCCGTTGTCTTTTTCGTATCATACTCATTTGAAAATGTAACGTACAATTTATAAATTTTAAAAAATAAACCGCACGTTATATAAATAAAAATTACAAGATTAATTAATGAAGTGGGGATGGGGAGAGTTGAACTCCCACGATCTTGCGATCATAGCGCTCTGAACGCTACGTGTCTGCCAGTTCCACCACATCCCCTTTTT encodes the following:
- the trpS gene encoding tryptophan--tRNA ligase; the encoded protein is MKRIFSGVQPSGNLHIGNYLGAIKSWVKLQDEYDSIFCVVDLHAITVPQDPEELRKKTIEVAKIYLAAGIDPKKSTIFVQSHIPEHVELTWILNTITKISELERMTQFKDKAGKNKESVAMGLFDYPVLMASDILLYDANLVPVGEDQLQHIEITRTLAHRFNQKFGETFIIPEPYITKEGMRIMGLDDPAKKMSKSAASIYNYVGLLDGPEAVKNKIKKAVTDSGKEIVYRDDKPALKNLINIYSVLSGKSVKEIEKKYVGKGYAEFKQNLADEIIDFLEPFQKNFYDISDEKVLAILQQGAEKVRPMASAKLAEVKKKIGLL
- a CDS encoding ribonuclease J; this encodes MIRKRQRQKIRLIRASEIAAQGFGKQRLRVIPLGGLEEIGRNMTIFEYNQDIIIVDMGLQFPDQDMPGVDYIIPDISYLQGKEKNIRGVVITHGHYDHIGAIPHLIPRLGNPPLYATELTRGIVMKRQEDFKDSAPLNIHVVKKSDKIRLGIFEVEFFHVNHTIPGSVGLAIKTPVGTLVHTGDFKFDHSPVIDEPADIAKIARIGSEGVLALLSDSTDSQTEGYSISEGSIGKTIGEIIEHAPGRVIVATFAALISRIQIVIEVAEKYGRRVAVDGYSMRTNVEIAKTLGYLKMKKGTLIPINRISDYPDNKVVILCTGAQGEANAVLMRIVNNEHRFVKIHEGDIVIFSSSVIPGNERTVQGVKDTLYRRGAKIIHYQMMDVHAGGHARQEDLKMMINLIRPRYLIPVHGTYYMLKLHGELGMTVGMKPEQILIGENGKVIELDREKRGRITGEKVPTNNIMVDGLGVGDVGEVVLRDRQVLARDGMFTIVVIIDSKTKKIIGVPQVTSRGFIYVKENFDLVNATKRVVEKIIREKTSPESNINWDYIKNNIRESVGSFLYQKTQRRPMILPVVIEV